Genomic segment of Desulfovulcanus ferrireducens:
AAATAGTTACATTTATACTTATTCATATCCAAGCCTCTTAACGCTTACACAAAAAACAAATTTTGCGATTTTTGACAATAAAACAAGCTTCATAGTTAATTCAAAAAAGTGCAAAAGGAGTTTGTAAAAAACAGATCCTGATTGTACATTAAAAAGTCATTCTGCTTATTTCTAACTTTCCTTTATGACTAGCTTACCGTCATTAATCACATATTACTCTAAATTTCGGTCGCTACTTTTGAGGTTCTCCACTCCTTCAGCATCCATTCAAGAAGAATGGTCTAGTTCTGGGTCTCAGCATTAATCCAGTCTAAAAACTCTTTGTTCCCACCTTGTACAGGTAAAAATATAACACAAGGACAGTCATAGCTGTGAATTTCCTTGACTCTTTCAAGCAGACTCTCTTTTAATTCTTCTCTAGTCTTGGCAATAATGACAACTTCTTTACTTTTTTCCAACTGCCCCTGCCACCAATACATAGACAACATCCCGTCCAAAATATTCACGCAAGCTGCCAACCTCTCTCCGACTAAAACTTGACCAATTTTTTCTGCTTCAGCCAAATCTTTGGCCGTGATATAGGCAAAAACATGTCCCATTTTTCTTCCCCTCG
This window contains:
- the cutA gene encoding divalent-cation tolerance protein CutA; this encodes MGHVFAYITAKDLAEAEKIGQVLVGERLAACVNILDGMLSMYWWQGQLEKSKEVVIIAKTREELKESLLERVKEIHSYDCPCVIFLPVQGGNKEFLDWINAETQN